Proteins found in one Actinomycetota bacterium genomic segment:
- a CDS encoding Maf family protein has protein sequence MYLASKSPQRKALLEALGVDFEVVEPDYPEEELAGHLPAELVERHSRGKAFSILGQVEPLPSGRHILGVDTMVVILGRAAGKPRDEQQAFDYLRRLSGKTHLVYSGLTLLWAGAGPGERIEETAHAVTEVRFAPVPDSELEIYVAGGEWRGRAGGYAIQGRASAFVEEIRGDYTNVVGLPVPLLAAMLREKGQWPPQSWRSNNS, from the coding sequence ATGTATCTAGCCTCGAAGTCCCCCCAGCGCAAGGCCCTGCTGGAAGCGCTCGGCGTCGACTTCGAGGTGGTCGAACCCGATTATCCCGAGGAAGAGCTCGCCGGCCATCTGCCGGCCGAACTGGTCGAGCGCCACAGCCGCGGCAAGGCTTTCTCGATACTCGGCCAGGTGGAGCCGCTCCCATCCGGCAGGCACATCCTCGGCGTTGACACCATGGTAGTGATTCTGGGACGCGCTGCCGGGAAGCCTCGCGACGAGCAGCAGGCGTTCGATTATCTGCGCCGCCTCTCCGGAAAGACCCACCTGGTCTACAGCGGACTTACTCTGCTATGGGCGGGAGCGGGACCGGGGGAGAGGATCGAGGAGACCGCTCACGCCGTCACCGAGGTGCGGTTCGCGCCGGTCCCCGACAGCGAGCTCGAGATCTATGTGGCCGGCGGCGAATGGCGTGGACGCGCCGGAGGCTACGCCATCCAGGGCCGGGCCTCGGCATTCGTCGAAGAGATCAGGGGCGACTACACCAACGTCGTGGGCCTGCCTGTGCCTCTGCTGGCGGCGATGCTGCGGGAAAAAGGCCAGTGGCCGCCGCAGTCGTGGCGCTCGAATAATAGTTGA
- the ndk gene encoding nucleoside-diphosphate kinase, translating to MERTFVLVKPGAVARGLVGEILARFERKGFRIKAMKFLRVDRDLAMEHYTEHREKDFFSDLVASITSGPVAAFVLEGPEAISVVRKMMGVTNPMAADSGTIRGDYGLDIEANIVHGSDGPESAEREIALYFSESEIT from the coding sequence TTGGAGCGGACTTTTGTGCTGGTCAAACCGGGGGCAGTCGCCCGCGGACTAGTCGGTGAGATCCTGGCGCGTTTCGAGCGCAAGGGATTTCGTATCAAGGCGATGAAATTCCTGCGGGTCGATCGCGACCTGGCCATGGAGCATTACACCGAGCATCGCGAGAAGGATTTCTTCAGCGACCTGGTCGCTTCGATCACGTCGGGCCCGGTGGCCGCTTTTGTGCTCGAGGGCCCCGAGGCCATCTCGGTTGTGCGCAAGATGATGGGCGTCACCAATCCCATGGCCGCCGATTCCGGAACCATCCGCGGCGACTACGGACTCGACATCGAAGCCAACATCGTACACGGCTCCGACGGGCCCGAGAGCGCCGAGCGTGAGATCGCCCTTTATTTCAGCGAGAGCGAAATAACCTAG
- a CDS encoding zinc ribbon domain-containing protein produces MNFLILQAETTDSTSFFDSPWWKFTTMMSKAMLVAMWLALAFWTYKDAKRRITDPMMIGVAVATSLIFPYVGTLFYVILRPPEYLEDVLERDLEIRAREQELVGGANRCPACRTPVRDDYLVCPKCRRELKVACASCDKPLDPSWKVCPYCANDIGGAVRKAPAKRTVAEEDELFA; encoded by the coding sequence ATGAATTTTCTGATCCTGCAGGCTGAGACTACCGACAGCACCAGCTTCTTCGATTCGCCCTGGTGGAAGTTCACCACCATGATGTCGAAGGCGATGCTGGTCGCAATGTGGCTGGCGCTCGCCTTCTGGACCTACAAGGACGCCAAGCGCCGCATCACCGATCCGATGATGATCGGCGTCGCCGTGGCGACCTCGCTGATCTTTCCCTACGTGGGCACGCTTTTTTATGTCATCCTGCGGCCGCCGGAATACCTCGAGGATGTCCTCGAGCGCGACCTGGAGATCAGGGCCCGCGAGCAGGAACTGGTCGGCGGCGCCAACCGCTGCCCCGCCTGCCGCACTCCGGTGCGCGACGATTACCTCGTATGTCCCAAGTGCCGCCGCGAGCTCAAGGTGGCCTGCGCTTCCTGCGACAAGCCGCTGGATCCTTCCTGGAAGGTCTGTCCCTACTGCGCCAATGACATAGGCGGCGCCGTCAGGAAGGCGCCCGCCAAACGCACGGTCGCGGAAGAGGACGAGCTCTTCGCCTGA
- a CDS encoding bifunctional folylpolyglutamate synthase/dihydrofolate synthase, translating to MDQGKTAARAQAKAKATAKAKAGGKGAKAPARPKTTAAKAGAKAKAGAKPKAVAKPKAGAKAKPAAAVKPAPVAPPKPPAPKKPAAPQFDVQGYLAKLDRLGMKLGLARITKLLAALGNPQKKLKTIHVVGTNGKSSTARMIAAILASQGLKAGAYMSPHLVSFNERYLVNGKEISDARFDKLIIEVRDKAEEVNKRSRSSGALTQFEILTAAAFLYFHQQKVDCAVIEAGLGGRYDATNVIDSKVQVLTNVELEHTDLLGKTIPAIVREKAAVIPEKGDVVMGALSEEALKEAMKICQGKKAKVLVLGEDFTLLKGRGEKFDVWTAKSQYSDLELTLFGQYQRTNCAVAVQAAEQFLRKALDERKLKRGLPRISIPARLEIIAEKPLVVLDGAHNPSGIAELIESLRTLVDGKRIIGVVSILKDKDAGAMLGLLLEFCDILFVTENSNPRCMSAQELSRLPVVEESHVQTFVARESQSALESAFKLASTRDVILVTGSLYLLADIKKRMA from the coding sequence ATGGACCAGGGCAAGACGGCCGCCAGGGCGCAGGCTAAAGCGAAGGCGACCGCCAAGGCCAAGGCCGGCGGCAAGGGCGCAAAGGCTCCGGCCAGGCCCAAAACAACCGCTGCCAAAGCGGGCGCGAAGGCGAAAGCGGGCGCAAAGCCCAAAGCGGTAGCGAAACCGAAGGCCGGCGCCAAGGCGAAGCCGGCAGCAGCGGTCAAGCCGGCGCCGGTAGCACCGCCAAAGCCGCCGGCGCCCAAGAAGCCGGCGGCGCCGCAGTTCGACGTCCAGGGTTATCTCGCCAAGCTCGACCGCCTCGGCATGAAGCTGGGGCTGGCCCGTATCACCAAGCTGCTGGCCGCGCTGGGCAACCCCCAGAAAAAACTCAAGACCATCCATGTCGTCGGAACCAACGGCAAGTCATCGACGGCGCGAATGATCGCGGCTATCCTGGCCTCTCAGGGCCTCAAGGCCGGCGCCTACATGTCCCCGCACCTGGTCTCTTTCAATGAAAGATACCTCGTCAACGGCAAGGAGATCAGCGACGCCAGGTTCGACAAGCTCATCATCGAGGTCCGCGACAAGGCTGAAGAGGTCAACAAGCGGTCCCGCAGCAGCGGCGCGCTGACCCAGTTCGAGATCCTAACCGCCGCCGCCTTCCTTTATTTCCATCAGCAGAAGGTCGACTGCGCGGTCATCGAAGCCGGGCTGGGCGGGCGTTACGACGCCACCAACGTCATCGACTCCAAGGTCCAGGTGCTGACCAACGTCGAGCTGGAGCACACCGATCTGCTCGGCAAGACCATTCCCGCCATCGTCAGGGAAAAAGCGGCCGTCATCCCCGAAAAGGGTGACGTGGTCATGGGCGCCCTCTCGGAAGAGGCTCTCAAGGAAGCCATGAAGATCTGCCAGGGCAAGAAAGCCAAGGTGCTTGTCCTCGGGGAAGATTTCACGCTGCTCAAGGGCAGGGGAGAGAAGTTCGATGTCTGGACCGCCAAGAGCCAGTACTCGGACCTGGAGCTGACCCTTTTCGGCCAGTACCAGCGTACCAACTGCGCCGTGGCCGTCCAGGCCGCCGAGCAGTTTCTGCGCAAGGCTCTCGACGAGAGAAAGCTCAAGCGGGGGCTGCCGCGGATATCGATCCCGGCCCGGCTGGAGATCATCGCCGAGAAGCCCCTGGTCGTGCTCGACGGCGCCCATAATCCCAGCGGTATCGCCGAGCTGATCGAGTCGCTGCGGACGCTGGTGGACGGCAAGCGCATCATTGGAGTCGTCTCCATCCTCAAAGACAAGGATGCCGGGGCCATGCTCGGGCTTCTGCTCGAATTTTGTGATATCTTATTCGTCACTGAGAACTCCAATCCACGCTGCATGTCCGCGCAGGAATTGTCCAGGTTACCGGTAGTGGAGGAGAGCCATGTCCAGACTTTTGTGGCCCGCGAGAGCCAGTCGGCCCTCGAGAGCGCCTTCAAGCTGGCTTCGACCCGGGATGTCATCCTGGTAACCGGCTCACTCTACCTGCTGGCGGACATAAAAAAGCGGATGGCGTGA
- a CDS encoding valine--tRNA ligase: protein MNKDTRQHLESNTRYSPASIESKWMDLWLDGRVFTPEEGSGKDSYCIVLPPPNVTGSLHMGHALNSSIQDLLIRLARMRGKNALWVCGTDHAGIATQNQVEKQLAGEGLTRQQIGREEFEQRVWKWRGEYGSTIINQLKRMGCSLDYEGERFTLDEGYVKAVYRVFTSLYKKGYIYRDEYMVNWCTRCHTALSDLEVEHEEEEDKLYYLRYPVIGEDEYLVIATARPETMLGDTAVAVNPDDERYQDYIGKDVELPLTGREIPIIADEYVDMKFGTGALKITPAHDPNDFEIGKKHDLDEINVFTSDGHINQAGGEFAGLTLEEARAQIMHRLERDGLVEKVEPYRHAVGVCYRCGTTIEPYISLQWFMRMDELARPAINVVESAQVKFHPQRWAGVYLDWMRSIRPWCISRQLWWGHRLPVWYCDECGKIIVEEEPPTTCPECNSSELRQEEDVLDTWFSSALWPFATLGWPETTEREQKFYPTNTLVTARDIIFLWVARMIMMGLEFPEDVPFSDVIINATIMAKDGRRMSKSLGTGIDPLELIDTYGADATRFGLLNMASSQDVRFADERIEMSRNFCNKIFNAARFVLLGVEDVPPAPSAATLPDRWIESRLQATAAEVNRLLDAYDFSEATRLLYRFVWNEFCDWYVEIAKIRLYGEDEAARREVSGHLLHLLDNILRMLHPFMPFLTEELAALMPREGGFLIDSVYPGGDEAARDAGAEKEMEELMETVVAIRTMRNELTVPPKKEARAILVSKEENVINVVQNNSSLIESLSKTLIDEHVADEEQAAREAQQAAVVLIPGGKLLVPLAELIDIEQEKTRLQSVISRKKQELARAEGKLANKNFVAKAPPELVENEKVKLEQHGRELGELEQQYNRYFGT, encoded by the coding sequence ATGAACAAGGATACCCGCCAACACCTTGAGTCGAATACCCGCTACTCACCGGCCAGCATCGAGTCGAAGTGGATGGACCTCTGGCTCGATGGCCGGGTATTCACCCCCGAGGAAGGCTCCGGTAAAGATTCTTACTGCATCGTGCTGCCGCCTCCCAACGTCACCGGGTCGCTGCACATGGGCCACGCACTCAATTCCTCGATCCAGGACCTGCTCATCCGGCTGGCGCGCATGCGGGGCAAGAACGCGCTCTGGGTCTGCGGCACCGACCACGCCGGCATCGCCACCCAGAACCAGGTGGAGAAGCAGCTGGCCGGCGAGGGGCTCACGCGCCAGCAGATAGGCCGCGAAGAGTTCGAGCAGCGCGTCTGGAAGTGGCGCGGCGAGTACGGCTCCACCATCATCAACCAGCTCAAACGAATGGGCTGTTCGCTTGATTACGAGGGCGAGCGCTTCACCCTCGACGAGGGTTACGTCAAGGCCGTCTACCGCGTTTTCACCTCGCTCTACAAAAAGGGCTATATCTACCGCGACGAGTACATGGTCAACTGGTGTACCCGTTGCCATACGGCCCTGTCGGATCTGGAAGTGGAGCACGAGGAGGAAGAGGACAAGCTTTATTATCTGCGCTACCCGGTCATCGGGGAAGACGAGTACCTGGTGATCGCGACCGCCCGGCCGGAGACGATGCTGGGCGATACCGCCGTCGCCGTCAATCCGGACGACGAGCGGTACCAGGACTACATCGGCAAGGACGTCGAGCTGCCTCTGACCGGCCGCGAGATCCCCATAATCGCCGACGAGTACGTCGACATGAAATTCGGCACCGGCGCGCTCAAGATCACGCCGGCGCACGATCCCAACGACTTCGAGATAGGCAAGAAGCACGACCTGGACGAGATCAACGTCTTTACCTCCGACGGCCACATCAACCAGGCCGGCGGCGAGTTCGCCGGGCTGACGCTCGAGGAGGCCCGGGCCCAGATCATGCACCGGCTCGAGCGCGATGGCCTGGTCGAGAAGGTCGAGCCCTACAGGCACGCGGTCGGCGTCTGCTACCGCTGCGGCACCACCATCGAGCCCTACATCTCGCTGCAATGGTTCATGCGCATGGACGAGCTGGCGCGCCCGGCCATCAACGTGGTCGAGAGCGCCCAGGTAAAATTCCATCCCCAGAGATGGGCGGGCGTATACCTCGACTGGATGCGCTCCATCCGGCCCTGGTGCATCTCGCGCCAGCTCTGGTGGGGACATCGGCTTCCGGTTTGGTACTGCGATGAGTGCGGCAAGATCATCGTCGAGGAGGAGCCGCCGACGACCTGCCCGGAATGCAACTCCTCAGAGCTCAGGCAGGAAGAGGACGTGCTCGACACCTGGTTCAGCTCGGCCCTGTGGCCGTTTGCGACCCTGGGCTGGCCGGAGACGACCGAGCGCGAGCAGAAGTTCTATCCCACCAACACGCTGGTCACGGCGCGCGACATCATCTTCCTCTGGGTCGCCCGCATGATCATGATGGGCCTCGAGTTTCCCGAGGATGTTCCCTTTAGCGACGTCATCATCAACGCCACCATCATGGCCAAGGACGGCCGGCGCATGAGCAAGTCCCTGGGTACCGGCATCGACCCGCTGGAGCTGATCGACACCTACGGCGCCGACGCCACACGTTTCGGGCTGCTGAACATGGCCAGCTCCCAGGACGTGCGCTTCGCCGACGAGCGCATCGAGATGAGCCGCAACTTCTGCAACAAGATCTTCAACGCCGCCCGCTTCGTACTGCTCGGGGTCGAGGACGTGCCGCCGGCGCCTTCGGCGGCGACCCTTCCCGACCGCTGGATCGAGAGCCGGCTGCAGGCGACCGCGGCCGAGGTCAACCGGCTGCTGGACGCCTATGATTTCTCGGAGGCTACGCGGCTGCTCTACCGTTTCGTCTGGAACGAGTTCTGTGACTGGTACGTCGAGATCGCCAAGATCCGTCTGTATGGGGAAGACGAGGCCGCCAGGCGAGAAGTCTCGGGGCACCTGCTGCATCTGCTGGATAACATCCTCCGGATGCTGCATCCGTTCATGCCTTTCCTCACCGAGGAGCTGGCGGCGCTGATGCCGCGCGAGGGCGGCTTCCTCATAGATTCGGTCTATCCCGGCGGCGACGAAGCGGCGCGGGACGCCGGAGCGGAAAAGGAAATGGAGGAGCTGATGGAGACGGTGGTCGCCATCCGCACCATGCGCAATGAGCTGACGGTGCCGCCGAAGAAGGAAGCCCGCGCGATCCTGGTCTCGAAGGAAGAAAATGTCATAAATGTGGTGCAAAACAACTCTTCTTTGATAGAATCGCTTTCGAAGACCCTCATCGACGAGCACGTCGCCGACGAAGAACAGGCGGCCAGGGAAGCGCAGCAGGCCGCGGTAGTGCTGATTCCGGGCGGTAAACTGCTGGTGCCGCTGGCGGAACTGATCGACATCGAGCAGGAAAAAACGCGTCTGCAATCCGTTATTTCCAGGAAAAAGCAGGAACTGGCGCGGGCAGAGGGAAAACTTGCCAATAAGAATTTTGTTGCCAAGGCTCCCCCGGAGCTGGTTGAAAATGAAAAGGTCAAGCTGGAGCAGCACGGCAGGGAACTAGGCGAGCTGGAACAGCAATACAACCGCTACTTTGGGACATAA
- the lon gene encoding endopeptidase La has product MVAPIFVGREKSIKALERAFEDKSPIILSTQKVPELEDPTSDDIVRIGTMATVVQLYKMPDGSIKALVEGQQRVKIDDFTSTSPHFQVNFSLLGPADIGEPSGRVSALARVVMREFVRYVETNPGMPDEVGQLVGAVADPDELADAVAAHMMIPFDKKQQLLEQGNSESRLNQVLGILVEENAVLDMERDLNQKVQDKIEATQRQIFLHEKLKVIREELEHSPEAEDESVQEYLKLLEEKQLNPSAAEAVRKEIAKLKSASPFSAEVSVIRNYLDNVFALPWGTLAEKSDYELAAVSRHLERSHYGLKKVKERVLEFLAVGKLLGKDQPNTTLCFVGPPGVGKSSVARAIAGALDRPFVRISLGGVRDEAEIRGHRRTYVGAMPGRIIDAITKAKVDNAVVLLDEIDKMDSDYRGNPAAALMEVLDPLQNKEFRDNYLELDYDLSKILFLATANYDDGIPATLYDRLETIQLSGYTYEEKEQIAKRHLLPKIARETGLKKSDVVFTPAALKAIIRFYTRESGVRDLERHLRKIFRKVARAYLEKGARLPMRISGSGLEGYLGPAPFTEERLERRALCGASLGLAYTSDGGDVLTIETNVSIGKGDLVLTGQLGEVMQESASTAWGYLLSKVESDKRFRDLFKKNAPGFDAEGNWAMPGKDLRLHVPEGAIPKDGPSAGVALAASMLSAVSGHAIRPAVACTGEITLRGKVLRVGGLREKCLAAVRMGVHTVILPKANQPDIKELPPKIRKGLKFVYVDDFTQVIDHLFV; this is encoded by the coding sequence ATGGTCGCGCCCATTTTCGTGGGCCGCGAGAAGTCGATCAAGGCGCTGGAACGCGCCTTCGAAGACAAGTCGCCGATCATCCTCTCCACCCAGAAGGTGCCCGAGCTGGAGGACCCCACCAGCGATGACATCGTCCGCATCGGCACCATGGCTACCGTGGTGCAGCTCTACAAGATGCCCGACGGGTCGATCAAGGCGCTGGTGGAAGGCCAGCAGCGGGTAAAGATCGACGACTTCACCTCGACCTCGCCGCATTTCCAGGTCAATTTTTCCCTTTTGGGACCGGCAGACATCGGCGAGCCCAGCGGGCGCGTGAGCGCCCTGGCGCGCGTGGTCATGCGCGAGTTCGTCCGTTACGTGGAGACCAATCCCGGCATGCCCGATGAAGTGGGGCAGCTGGTGGGAGCGGTGGCCGATCCCGATGAGCTGGCCGACGCCGTCGCCGCCCACATGATGATCCCCTTTGACAAGAAGCAGCAGCTGCTGGAGCAGGGCAACAGCGAGAGCCGCCTCAACCAGGTGCTGGGCATCCTCGTGGAAGAGAACGCCGTGCTCGACATGGAGCGCGACCTGAATCAGAAGGTGCAGGACAAGATCGAAGCGACCCAGCGGCAGATATTCCTGCACGAAAAGCTCAAGGTCATCCGCGAAGAGCTCGAGCACTCTCCCGAGGCCGAGGATGAATCGGTCCAGGAGTATCTGAAGCTGCTGGAGGAAAAGCAGCTCAACCCTTCGGCGGCCGAAGCCGTGCGCAAGGAGATCGCCAAGCTCAAGTCGGCCTCGCCTTTCTCGGCCGAGGTCTCGGTCATCCGCAACTATCTCGACAACGTTTTCGCGCTGCCCTGGGGCACGCTGGCGGAGAAATCCGATTACGAGCTGGCCGCGGTTTCCAGGCACCTGGAGCGTAGCCACTACGGCCTCAAGAAGGTCAAGGAGCGCGTGCTGGAGTTCCTGGCGGTGGGCAAGCTGCTGGGCAAGGACCAGCCCAACACGACGCTGTGTTTCGTGGGCCCGCCGGGAGTGGGGAAGAGTTCGGTGGCGCGCGCCATCGCCGGCGCCCTCGACCGTCCCTTCGTGCGCATATCTCTCGGCGGCGTGCGCGACGAGGCCGAGATCCGGGGCCACCGGCGCACCTATGTCGGCGCCATGCCCGGACGCATCATCGACGCCATCACCAAGGCCAAGGTTGACAATGCGGTAGTCTTGCTGGACGAGATCGACAAGATGGACTCCGACTATCGCGGCAATCCGGCGGCCGCGCTCATGGAAGTGCTCGATCCGTTGCAGAACAAGGAGTTCCGCGATAACTACCTCGAGCTTGACTACGACCTTTCAAAAATCTTGTTCCTGGCGACGGCCAACTATGACGACGGCATCCCTGCGACCCTCTACGACCGCCTGGAGACTATACAGCTCTCCGGCTACACCTATGAGGAAAAGGAGCAGATTGCCAAGCGGCACCTGCTGCCGAAGATCGCCAGGGAGACCGGGCTCAAGAAGAGCGACGTCGTCTTCACTCCGGCGGCGCTGAAGGCGATCATTCGTTTTTATACGCGTGAGTCCGGCGTGCGTGACCTCGAGAGGCATCTGCGCAAGATATTCCGCAAGGTGGCGCGTGCTTACCTGGAGAAGGGCGCCAGGCTGCCGATGCGCATCAGCGGCAGCGGCCTCGAGGGTTACCTGGGGCCGGCGCCGTTCACCGAGGAGCGGCTGGAGCGACGGGCGCTCTGCGGAGCCAGCCTCGGGCTTGCCTACACCTCTGACGGCGGCGACGTGCTCACGATCGAGACCAACGTCTCGATCGGCAAGGGCGACCTGGTCCTGACCGGGCAGCTGGGCGAGGTCATGCAGGAATCGGCCTCGACTGCCTGGGGTTACCTGCTCTCGAAGGTCGAGAGCGACAAGAGATTCCGAGACCTGTTCAAGAAGAACGCGCCGGGATTCGACGCCGAGGGCAACTGGGCCATGCCCGGCAAGGACCTGCGGCTGCACGTTCCCGAAGGCGCCATCCCCAAGGACGGCCCCTCGGCCGGCGTGGCGCTGGCGGCCTCGATGCTTTCGGCCGTGTCCGGCCACGCCATCCGCCCGGCGGTCGCCTGCACGGGGGAGATCACCCTGCGGGGCAAGGTCCTCAGAGTCGGCGGCCTGCGCGAGAAATGCCTGGCAGCGGTGCGCATGGGCGTGCATACGGTCATCCTGCCCAAGGCGAACCAGCCCGATATCAAGGAACTTCCCCCCAAGATTCGCAAAGGCCTCAAGTTCGTCTACGTCGATGACTTCACCCAGGTCATCGACCACCTGTTCGTCTAG
- the clpX gene encoding ATP-dependent Clp protease ATP-binding subunit ClpX: MARPTDGNEQLLCSFCGKSQRQVKKLIAGPGVYICDECIDLCNEIIDEELAAPASLDLEHLPKPTDIYEALNEYVVGQEDAKRTLAVAVYNHYKRVQMAAIEDNEVELQKSNILLLGPTGCGKTLLAQTLARFLNVPFAIADATALTEAGYVGEDVENILLKLIQAADYDVKKAETGIIYIDEVDKIARRADNPSITRDVSGEGVQQALLKILEGTVASVPPQGGRKHPHQEFLNIDTTNILFICGGAFAHLDKIIERRVGHKGMGFGAQVKSKTDKDVGSIFAKVMPEDLLEYGLIPEFIGRLPVISAIHNLTRDDLVRILTTPKNALVKQYERFFKFDNIELVFGPDSLVSIADKALKLETGARGLRSIIEQSLLNVMFELPSRGDVRKCVVTKDTIERQIDPTLVTEAERILPQLDEESA, translated from the coding sequence ATGGCCCGACCGACTGACGGCAACGAACAACTCCTGTGCAGCTTCTGCGGCAAATCGCAGCGCCAGGTAAAAAAACTGATCGCCGGACCCGGCGTCTACATCTGCGATGAGTGCATCGACCTCTGCAATGAGATCATCGATGAGGAGCTCGCCGCTCCGGCGAGCCTCGATCTGGAACACCTTCCCAAACCGACCGATATCTACGAAGCGCTAAACGAATACGTCGTCGGCCAGGAAGACGCCAAGCGCACCCTCGCCGTCGCCGTCTATAACCATTACAAGCGCGTGCAGATGGCCGCTATCGAGGACAACGAGGTCGAGCTGCAGAAGTCGAACATCCTGCTGCTGGGACCGACCGGCTGCGGCAAGACACTGCTGGCCCAGACGCTGGCCCGCTTCCTCAACGTGCCCTTCGCCATCGCCGACGCCACCGCCCTCACCGAGGCCGGCTACGTGGGCGAGGACGTGGAGAACATCCTGCTGAAGCTGATCCAGGCCGCCGACTACGACGTCAAGAAGGCCGAGACCGGCATCATCTACATCGACGAGGTCGACAAGATCGCCCGCCGCGCCGACAACCCCTCGATCACCCGGGACGTATCCGGCGAGGGCGTGCAGCAGGCGCTGCTGAAGATCCTCGAGGGCACGGTCGCCAGCGTGCCGCCACAGGGCGGCCGCAAGCATCCGCACCAGGAATTCCTCAACATCGATACCACCAACATCCTGTTCATCTGCGGCGGCGCCTTCGCCCACCTGGACAAGATCATCGAGCGCCGCGTCGGCCACAAAGGCATGGGCTTCGGCGCCCAGGTCAAGAGCAAGACCGACAAGGACGTCGGCAGCATCTTCGCCAAGGTGATGCCGGAAGATCTGCTCGAGTACGGCCTGATCCCCGAGTTCATCGGGCGTCTGCCGGTAATCAGCGCCATCCACAACCTGACTCGCGACGATCTGGTGCGCATCCTGACGACGCCCAAGAACGCGCTGGTCAAGCAGTATGAGCGCTTCTTCAAGTTTGATAACATAGAGCTGGTCTTCGGGCCGGATTCCCTGGTTTCCATCGCCGACAAGGCGCTGAAGCTGGAGACCGGCGCCCGCGGCCTGCGCTCTATAATCGAGCAGTCCCTGCTAAACGTTATGTTTGAGCTTCCGTCGCGCGGCGACGTCCGCAAATGCGTGGTTACCAAGGATACGATCGAACGCCAGATCGACCCGACGCTGGTGACGGAGGCGGAAAGAATATTGCCGCAACTTGACGAAGAGTCAGCCTAA
- the clpP gene encoding ATP-dependent Clp endopeptidase proteolytic subunit ClpP, whose protein sequence is MPLIPMVIEQTSRGERAFDIYSRLLNERIIFLGSGINDEVANVVVAQMLHLESDDPDKDINLYINSPGGSVYAGLAIYDTMQFIKPDVVTTCVGIAMSMGALILAGGAKGKRFALPNAKILIHQLSGGFQGPAADIEIHAKEALSLRKHLDEILALHTGQTIEKVSQDTDRDYFMTADEAKEYGLIDNILVHRGTFKEE, encoded by the coding sequence ATGCCATTAATTCCCATGGTGATAGAGCAGACCAGCCGCGGCGAGCGGGCCTTCGACATCTATTCGAGGCTTTTGAACGAGAGGATCATCTTCCTCGGCAGCGGCATCAATGATGAAGTAGCCAATGTCGTCGTCGCCCAGATGCTGCATCTGGAGTCCGACGATCCCGACAAAGACATCAACCTTTATATCAACTCACCGGGCGGTTCGGTCTATGCCGGTCTGGCCATCTATGATACAATGCAGTTTATAAAGCCGGACGTTGTAACAACCTGCGTGGGGATAGCTATGAGCATGGGCGCTTTGATACTCGCGGGAGGCGCAAAAGGCAAGCGGTTTGCGTTGCCGAATGCAAAAATTCTGATCCACCAGCTGTCCGGCGGATTCCAGGGCCCTGCGGCCGATATCGAGATCCATGCCAAGGAAGCCCTGTCGCTCCGCAAACATCTGGACGAGATCCTCGCACTCCACACCGGCCAAACCATTGAAAAAGTATCCCAGGACACCGACCGCGACTACTTCATGACCGCCGATGAAGCCAAGGAATACGGCCTTATCGACAACATCCTCGTTCATCGCGGTACCTTCAAGGAGGAATAA